Below is a genomic region from Anabas testudineus chromosome 13, fAnaTes1.2, whole genome shotgun sequence.
GGTCGAGTTACCCTGTACAACACTCCCTTTATTGTGCGGCTCTACAGTAAATGGTCATCAAAACATCACATCTCTCTTTGCAACACTGTtccttttaaatctttttaactCAAACAAGAAGGTCAGCCCGAGGTAAAAAGTGAGTCATTGTGAGTGTGCTTCAGGaagccttttgttttttacctgtGTTGAGTAATATTATGGCTTTCATGCAGAGAAACTCCTCCCGGGTAACTTGAAGGTTTGCAAACTCTTGAGGGATAAACTGTATTGCCAGGCAGAGATCATAAATTGGAGATCTCCTCATTTGCTCCCTgacacacaaaattaaaaaatggtTTATGTTTCTGAACAATCGAGAGTCAATTTTTCAACCAAACTCAATGttttgtgaataaatgaatcagttCTTAATTGGAAATGATCATGAATCAACATCAAGCTCAAATTGCCCATGAGATGAGGGTTACTTACTGACTAAGAACCATATCAGGGGCAAAGTACAAATATTCACTGGTGACATTCTGAAAGGAGCGCCACCCAAGAGAGAACACCATCAGGTTCATCCACGAGTACTGGATGAGGGTCATCTGATCAGTGATGTGAAGATTGCGAAACCCTTTGGAAGGAAATATAGTTCTATTAGAATCATGGGTCAGAGAACTAACTTTTGCTTTTGATTTAACAAAATCGtctttttactttaacactTCATGTGGCAGTCGATTGTTTTATAATACTGTGACCCACGTCTCTCATTTCCAGTATGCATGGCAgtgtgtttccttctgtctgtgtcagGTTTAAGGCTGAGACCTTTAGTAAGGTCTGCCAGGGAATCCCCATGGCAACAACTTTGGTGACCCTGAGCTGAAGAGAGCCGTTACCTGGCAGAGACTTGGACCACTTGACGAtccacagcagctgtttctcacACAGTCTGTTGAGACTGGTGAGCAGAAGATGAGGAGCGTCTGACTGGGAGTTGTCATAACCGGAGTACACAATCTCTGGTTCGATGTTTTCCAGGATATTGAGGATCTGTTGATTAATTTGCACCTCACGGATGCCTGCTTTGCAAGACATGGGGGCCAAGGCCTGGTTGTCATTGGAGATGGTCAAGTGGGACTGGAACATCAGGGACGGGACCAACCCCAAGGCTTTCAAGGCCCCAAAACGCTTCAGCTTCCTGCCTATATGACACAAATATGAGCTCTGGTAGATCGTTTATGTCAATACCACATCACAGAgttgcagtgtttttctttctatttgaaGTTAATTCACAACATAagtggtaaaaataaatctgcatttGAAAAAGGAGTTTAATACCTCTGTCTGCAGAAAGATCCTGTTTGATTTTAATTCATTATGGTCTTTTTGATCCGAGCACTTTGAACATGCTCTTTGATAGTGATTGTAGTTTCACACTGTGACTTGTTACATAAACCAATGTTTCATTTTTGCCATATGGATGAATTTGTTCTTTGCAAAAAAGAATGGTACCTCCAAGCATCATTCCCGCTTGATAGCACTTTCGGAGGCGACATGCGGGGCAGTTTTTCCTCCGGATTTTGTCCACAATGCAGTCATTTCGCCCAGCGCAGAGATAGCTATGATGACCTGTTGAATAAAAGGGTACAGACAATGCACACAATTTTACCAGCTGTTGATTCTGAAACATttagggaggaggagaggcacaTAATGAGGAGAAAAAGTGTTGAAGGGCCCTTGACTATTAGCATGACTACTCATTTCCACACAGGCAACGTTCGGAGGCAAGATCTAAAGAAGAAAATTAGATAAAGGCAAGGCTGTGAGGACAGAGTGACACGACCATGGTGAGACATAGTGGCTCTTATATATCTCACACTGCAAGATAACAAGAGAAAACAAGTCTAAGATTTAGAACATGGTGAACACTGGCCAGTGTGATACTGTTGCTAATGACCTTTAACAACTACTATAGAAGGTCAGTCATGTTTGATGTGGTACTGTAACTGTACATTAGCATTCACTGGATGCCTGTGATAACTGAAATGAGTGTTTATTTACAGCTTTTCTGCAACAATATCTACTAAGCCACAGGGAAAAAAGTATCATATGAGACCACCTTTTACcctaaacagaaaaagacacgCTGTCCTGGTGTAGGGAGGAATTGGGAGTTGAAAAACAGGCTAATAAAAAGGAATGTGCATTTAATCTGCTGTCAAAAGTAGTTAAACTGTAGCTGATGCTTTTTCCCTTGCTTAATATGCTTGTGCCGGTTAGGCAATGTTTGACTtgcatgtgcaaaaaaaacTAACCTAGAGCTTATGCTTAATTTGAAAATTAGTGCTAAACAGCAGAGGGGGTTTTGCTCACCTTCAACTGCTCTTTTAAAAAAGACTTTACAGCTGCCGCAAGTTAAGACTCCATAGTGGCAACCAGACGCCTCATCACCACATATCACACACTGTCTCTGAGGTGGCATCCTGGAaaggaaaatacatttacagtgattAAATTGAACTCCTTTATAAAGATTTATGTAATAACTGCACACGGGTCCCTTCTGTCTTCATTTAAACTTGTTATTTAATGCTGAAATCTACTGAACattgaggaaaaacaaaggttggttggtttgttttaCCCCTCAGTGAATTTACAAtaatctatatttatttttgtaacgAAATATACTGTTAATTATCCATTTATATAGGCCCATGATCTACTGTCTGCTTTCTTTAACTTCAACTGTTATGATACACACGCTGTCAGCATCTTAAATTCAAAGTTTATTCGTGACTGATTTGATTAAAAGGGTCAGAATAATCTGCCGCTTACCTCACGCTGAAAGTTTATAATAGTTAAGTATTTACCCGGGAAATGAGGAGAAAGGTAATGGGTTCCTCTGAGACAGGGCCTGGGTCTGAATCCCATCATAGCCGGTGTGTGTGAACAGATCCTCTGTCACACCTGTGGCTTGGCACCAGAACTGAGGTTCAGCTGGAGACGTCTGCAATGGCCAACGGGCAACCTCGTTCTTGTACATTGTCACTGGCGAGGCTGTGTGCGTCTTGGCATCAAAGTTGATGACACCCTTCCCAGAAAAACCACAGCTGGAGTCAGGCCTCACCTGGCCCAGAACTGGTAGCTGATCTGACTGGTTCAGATCGATCAGAAAGTTTGGAGATCCCTCTAGCCCCTGTCGAGGACCCGCGGCGGCGGGCGTAAAGCATGTGGACTCTCCGTCGCCAAGTCCCAGCAACCTCTTCCTGTCGGAGTCACAGCAGGTGTCAAGACCAGATATCTCCGATGACTGATTGAAACTGTCCATAATTACAGAAGGTTCCGTTTCATCTTTGATGAATGGGGCTCCAGTAGTCgttgctacactgaaacatgCGCCTCGCAGATTTTCGGATGTAGCCACATTCGTCCTCTGAAGTTTCACTAAATCTTCCCACGGCACACCATCACTATTCAGATATTCACTGTTACGGTCATAAAACTGTTTGTCAGAAAAGGAACCACTGAGTATATCACAGTCTTTGAAGACTGCGTCGTTGCTGCTTGAATTTAGACCGTGGATCAGTGTGTCAGCGTTTCCAAAATTACGCACGGTGGACATGCAAGATAGAGACTGTGACTCGTTAGATAGTTTGGGAGTTCCGTACCCAGCTTCAATCAAGTCACTTACTGTTGTATCGGTGGAATCAGCCATCGAAGAACTCATGGTGCTCATCCTTccgtttattttattttccatcttcCGAACAGCGAAGCGCACAGCGGTGACTGGAGTGCGTCCAGAGGTTGAACGATGTGTGATAAGTTGTGACTCAGAGACCTTCCTGTAATCCTCCTCCCCGTCGAGAAAGGCTGTGACTTCGCCTCTCTTTCACATACAAAGTCTATTCCTTAAAATTTAACAGATCACCAGAGAAGAAAAGCCTGCGTATTAAGAATGGTGACAAATGCGCAATGATGAGCAGTTTCAGAAAATGAACCTCACATACTTCAGCAAACCACAAGTATATTTCCTTCTTTTTGTGCTCGTCGGTGTCATGTTGAATGAATGTTTTCCCTTTTCAAAGATTTTCAACAGCTTTCCTCATTCACAGTAAACAGCCAACTTTACAAAGGATCTCAGAATAAGATACAATGCACAGCAGGAATGTAGGGCGTCACACTTTACACTAAAACTACACTAAAAAACAGCCAATGGGAACAAACAATGCATCACTTCAACACCAACATCCATTAGTCTCCACCCTGCTGTTCATATCATAAATGAGGTACaatgtgttgacatttttggcaaaacaagaaaatacagtatttggaAGATGAGACAATGATATAATGTTTTCACAAAGATAAGAATTATCCATTCATCATTCATCCTTAACAGAGTGTGAAGAAAGTTAGGTTCTTTTCCAAATTTtgctctgacattttatttgccACTCTGAGATGTCATCCAATCCAAATGGCAAAGAGCTATTTAAAACGTGCtattgtttcctgtttgcaaATTATATCACTCGGTTGCTTTTAGATGACagtgaaacatatttatttctctcatgTCGGGAGGTTTTCCTAATTTCTTAAAGGCACTGTGTATTTACAGCACTGTTATTGTTATCCAAGTTAGATAACAGAGAGGGTTTTACTATTCAAGTTAATCAGTTGAGTATGGATGTTgctgatgcacacacagaccttGGGCCTATCTCCTGCGTCATGTGTTTCAGAAAAGGGATTCTCATGATGTGGCTGACATAATTCTTGGATAACAAGCTcacatttatatgtacatgATGTGTTCTTCAAATGCTGTAATGGCTGAAAGCAGACAGGactttaatttgtatttattttctttaaatgtatgtttactGCGAATTCTAgtgcagttttttaaattaagattttaatTCTCTAGTCATATGGCATGAAGGCAGTTTACTGGGTCTCATAATGATCAGGTAATGCATaatatgtttgtggtcatttagtTGTAATGTTGTCACATCTTTCCCTATGATTTCCTGGATATACACtctcctccaaaagtattggaacagtgaggccagtttctgtttttttactgtagacttaaaacatttgggtttgacacatcagagataaatataatacaaaagatcaacatttcagcttttatttccaggtgtttgaGTCTGGATCTGCTACACAACTTAATATAACATAAGATAACAGCTTTTGTTTGgacccacccatttttcatgtgagcaaaagtattggaatagAAAGACTTAGCAAATCCTctgcttgcaataactgcattaaaattttcttttgtgatgcttgtCTGGGCTGagttgtagttttttgtttgtttgtttgtttgtttgtttgtttgtttgtttgt
It encodes:
- the pgr gene encoding progesterone receptor, with product MENKINGRMSTMSSSMADSTDTTVSDLIEAGYGTPKLSNESQSLSCMSTVRNFGNADTLIHGLNSSSNDAVFKDCDILSGSFSDKQFYDRNSEYLNSDGVPWEDLVKLQRTNVATSENLRGACFSVATTTGAPFIKDETEPSVIMDSFNQSSEISGLDTCCDSDRKRLLGLGDGESTCFTPAAAGPRQGLEGSPNFLIDLNQSDQLPVLGQVRPDSSCGFSGKGVINFDAKTHTASPVTMYKNEVARWPLQTSPAEPQFWCQATGVTEDLFTHTGYDGIQTQALSQRNPLPFSSFPGMPPQRQCVICGDEASGCHYGVLTCGSCKVFFKRAVEGHHSYLCAGRNDCIVDKIRRKNCPACRLRKCYQAGMMLGGRKLKRFGALKALGLVPSLMFQSHLTISNDNQALAPMSCKAGIREVQINQQILNILENIEPEIVYSGYDNSQSDAPHLLLTSLNRLCEKQLLWIVKWSKSLPGFRNLHITDQMTLIQYSWMNLMVFSLGWRSFQNVTSEYLYFAPDMVLSQEQMRRSPIYDLCLAIQFIPQEFANLQVTREEFLCMKAIILLNTVPLEGLKSQAVFEEMRQNYIRELTMAIHMREKGVVASSQRFYHLTKLMDAMHDIVKKVNLFCLSTFIQAEAMKVEFPEMMSEVIASQLPKVLAGMVRPLLFHTK